Genomic segment of Nanoarchaeota archaeon:
GGCCAATCCATCAACCACAAAAAAGTTCTCAGTATAATGAGAAATGACAATCTATTATGCATTCGGAAAAAATTCAGAATCATAACAACAGATTCAAACCACAATTTGCCGGTGTTCCAGAATTTAATCAAAGATATTGAGAAAAGCGCCTTGAAGCAATTAAATCCGCACAATTCAGCGTGATACAGCAAAAGGAATTTGCATATATTAAGGTTGTAATGATAATTCCGCGTGTTAAGGGAAAGGAAATAATTGAAACAATCCTTACGCCCGTGCCAATGGCTCAAGGCGTTGTGGTATAATTAATGCACGAGCATCATCATCATATTTCCTAATCCACATTTCTAAAATCCGCGGATATATTGTATTATTTTTTACGCTTTTTAGGCCGGTATGACTTGAATTGATATTCCGGTTTCAGATGCCTGAATACTTCGTTTTTGAGCGCTTTCTTTTCGTTGTAGGTGTACGGGACGCGCACTTTTTCAAGCGTCTTGGGATGCATCCCTGCCCAATACATGCAGGTTGAAACGCTCATAGGCGTCGGGGTGAATATTTGTATGGAGTCAATATTGTCAAAATCCTTGAGTTTTTTTCCAAGAGCTCTGCATTCGGTTATATCATCACCTGGATGCGCGACCATGAAATAGTATTTGAGCGCCTGTTTAGTGTTTTGATTCAGCTTTTCAAATTCTGCTTTGAATTTTTCGAATTTGCCATCCGGCTTATTCATAAGCGCAAGCACTTTTTTTGAAAAATGCTCTGGCGCAATTTTCAGGCATCCGGATATGTGATGCAAAGACAGTTCGCTTATGTATTTCGGGCTTTCTATCGCAAGGTCATACCTTATTCCGCTTCGCACAAATACTTTTTTTACGCCATCTATTTTGCGCACAGACTGCAAAAGATCTATGATTTTTTTATGGCTTAAATCAAGCTTCTTGCAGCTGATGCAGCTTTTTGGGCACGCTGTTTTGCAGTCCATTCCATACATATTTGCAGAAGGGCCGCCAAGGTCGTCAATATAGCCTTTGAACTGCGGGTGCTTTGTGATTTTTTTGATTTCGCAAAGTATGCTTTCTTTTGAGCGCGAAATAATCTTGCTGCCCTGGTGCTGGGCTATTGAGCAGAAACTGCATTCTCCGATGCAGCCTCTGTGCGTTACGACTGAAAATTGCGCGAGTTTCAAAAGCGATTCTTCGCTTAAGTTTCTTGAGTAGTCCAGCGAGTATATCCAGTCAAGAAATTGCGGCGTATATTTCGGATATTTGAATTGGAGGACAAATCTGTCTGTATGCTGTTGCGCCAGATTTTCATTGATTGAGAACATATTCTGCATTTTGCAAAACTGCTTTGTGTCTTTTTTCACATCCTCAAATGAAGGCAATGCTTTGAAGCCGTTCGGGATTGTTTTTGAAAATATGCATGTGCCTGCTATGCCGTACAGGTCGCGGTTATTTGCAAGGCGCTCCGCAATCTCTATTGATTGCAATTCGCCGTTGCCATAGGCCAGTATGTCCGCTCTTGTGTCTGCAAGTATGCTTGAGCGGATATTGTTTTCCCAGTAGTCGTAGTGCGCAAAACGCCGCAAAGAGGCTTCAATACCTCCGATTACTATTTTAGTTCCTTTGAACAACTTCTTTATTTTGTTGCAATACACCATAAGCGCGCGGTCCGGCATCTCAACGATTTTTGCGTGTGGGTCTTCAGACCTTTTCCTCTTAAGCGGCGTGTAATTATTCAGCATGCTGTCAATTGATCCTGAAGTTACGCAGAAGCAGAGCTTTGGTTCTCCAAGCGCGAGGAAATCTTTGTCCTGTTTCCAGTCCGGAGTTTCAATAATGCCGATACTATAGCCTTTTGCATCAAGAACTTTTGCAATCACACCGGCAGGGCTTAGCGGGTGGTCGCCATAATGCTCTGCAGTGATTATAATTATGTCAAAATCCTGTTCTTGCTTTGTTTTTGAGATCATATGCATTCCATAATAACTGTCAATAACGCTTTAACTTTATTTTATGCGATTTGCTTTTAATTAACTATCGGTTCAGAATTTTTTGAAAGAATGAAACGCCTTTTTTATCGAGTTTAACAACAGATATATCAACGGGCTGCTCTGTTTGATTCCTTAATTTTTTGAAAAGAACTTCAACACTCCGCGCGTCAATTCTCTTCGCGAAACATTTATGCGGCACAAGCGCACCTGAGAACGTTTTTGGCACGTGCATAAGCTCGTGTATCAGAGTCCTGTCCTGGTCGTCCTTGCCGCGACTGTCGAAATAGTGGCTCAGAACCTCAAGAATATAATGCGCTTCAACTCCGAGTGCCTTCTGCCAGATGCGCGGCAGGGACCAGATGCGCGCATAAGCCTTTGCCTTTGAATTGTGCGAGCGCATACATACTATGTTTTCGGCGCGGATATGTTTTAGTTCGAGCCTTTGTATTATCTCGCAAACTCTTGCCTGTATGTCCGGCGCGGATTCGAATTTCATACATTCAGTTAGCTGATAATTTATTTAAGCGCGCGCCTCACTCTTTTTCTTATTTCATGTTCTTCCCTGAATTTTTTCTTCCACATTTTGCCGAAAGCAATTCCGGTTGCAAATCCTGCGAGGTGCGCAGCATTTCCAATGTCCGACGGCACAAAGAGCCCTATGAGGTCTGTCAAAATCCAGAGCGCGGAAAATACAATTACCGGCAGGCTTGCCCCGAACCATATAGATGCCCGTGGACGCAGAAATGTCAGGCACCCTACAACACCCATTATCGCCCCTGACGCGCCAAGGGAATATGAATGCGGATAAAAGAAAAAAGAAGCAATGCTGCCGGCAAGCCCTGCTGTGAAATAAACAGAAATTATTTTCTTTGGGCCAATCACTTTTTCAAGAGACGCCCCGAAAATCAGGAGCGCGACCATATTCATGAGCAGATGCCCTATATTTACATGCACAAAAAGCGATGTAAAAAGCATCCAGGGGTTAGTTAAAATTTTCGAAGGATTAAGCGCGAGATTTTCCTGGAGCGCAGGAAATGGCATCTCAAGAAGTGATATTGCTATTGTGACAATCAGCAATGTATTGGTTATGCGCGCCATAAATTCACCATTTGACGCATTTAATGTTCGTTGAAGTTTCTGACGGAAATCTCGTTGAAATGATCCCTGCCGCTTTCAAGCGTGTAATATATGTCGTAATCCGCGAAAGTGTTGTTGACATGTATAATCACTCTTCCGCGCGCAAGCCGCGGCCCGGTTTCTTCGGCGCGCACATATCCGTTGCCAACTCCATTAGAATCGCTGCCGTCTATGCGCACCTTTATCACTCCGTCAAATGTTGTGTTTGCATTCTTTAAGAATATCGATTTTATCACCATGTTCGCATCTATGGTTGTGTAATTCGTGGCGTTTCCAGATTTATTGAATGTCGCAATGATGTGCTCATTTTCTATAATTATTTCCGTACCGCTGTCAGCGACATTGACGTTTGTATTCGCACTGAATATCAGGTTTCCTACAACGCGCCTTGTGCGCGGCGAAATCATCTCTGCATCGG
This window contains:
- a CDS encoding IS3 family transposase, which gives rise to GQSINHKKVLSIMRNDNLLCIRKKFRIITTDSNHNLPVFQNLIKDIEKSALKQLNPHNSA
- a CDS encoding YgiQ family radical SAM protein — protein: MISKTKQEQDFDIIIITAEHYGDHPLSPAGVIAKVLDAKGYSIGIIETPDWKQDKDFLALGEPKLCFCVTSGSIDSMLNNYTPLKRKRSEDPHAKIVEMPDRALMVYCNKIKKLFKGTKIVIGGIEASLRRFAHYDYWENNIRSSILADTRADILAYGNGELQSIEIAERLANNRDLYGIAGTCIFSKTIPNGFKALPSFEDVKKDTKQFCKMQNMFSINENLAQQHTDRFVLQFKYPKYTPQFLDWIYSLDYSRNLSEESLLKLAQFSVVTHRGCIGECSFCSIAQHQGSKIISRSKESILCEIKKITKHPQFKGYIDDLGGPSANMYGMDCKTACPKSCISCKKLDLSHKKIIDLLQSVRKIDGVKKVFVRSGIRYDLAIESPKYISELSLHHISGCLKIAPEHFSKKVLALMNKPDGKFEKFKAEFEKLNQNTKQALKYYFMVAHPGDDITECRALGKKLKDFDNIDSIQIFTPTPMSVSTCMYWAGMHPKTLEKVRVPYTYNEKKALKNEVFRHLKPEYQFKSYRPKKRKK
- a CDS encoding metallopeptidase: MKFESAPDIQARVCEIIQRLELKHIRAENIVCMRSHNSKAKAYARIWSLPRIWQKALGVEAHYILEVLSHYFDSRGKDDQDRTLIHELMHVPKTFSGALVPHKCFAKRIDARSVEVLFKKLRNQTEQPVDISVVKLDKKGVSFFQKILNR
- a CDS encoding rhomboid family intramembrane serine protease, with the translated sequence MARITNTLLIVTIAISLLEMPFPALQENLALNPSKILTNPWMLFTSLFVHVNIGHLLMNMVALLIFGASLEKVIGPKKIISVYFTAGLAGSIASFFFYPHSYSLGASGAIMGVVGCLTFLRPRASIWFGASLPVIVFSALWILTDLIGLFVPSDIGNAAHLAGFATGIAFGKMWKKKFREEHEIRKRVRRALK